One Methylocystis iwaonis genomic window, ATCTCATAGGCGCGCGCCTGGCCCAGCGCCATGATATGCGCGATGCGCGTGGTGAGCGCGCGGGTCTTGCCGGTGCCGGCGCCGGCAAGGACGAGCACGGGGCCGTCGAGCGTTTCGACCGCGGCGCGCTGCTCGGGGTTGAGACCGTCGAGATAGCGCGGCCGTTGCGCCGCCGCGGCGGCGCGGGCGGCGAGCCCGCCGGCTTGCGGCGCGTAATCGTCGAAATCGGTCAACCCTTTGCTCCTTCTGATTCCTCAGACGAGCATATAGGAGAACGGAAGGCGAATCACGAATAAGGGAGTCTCCTTCTCCCGCGCGCGGGAGAAGGTGGCCCTCGCGTCAGCGAGGGTCGGATGAGGGCCGGGCCAGCGTTCTGGAAGGTCGGAAGTTGGGGGCAACTCTGAGGCAACGGCCGAAGCATTTTTTGGCCGGCATAGCTTGGCGAAGCTGGCGGACAGCCTAATCGGGCTCACAGCGCGCCGTCTCGCGTCTGGTTCGCCCTCATCCGACCCGGCTTCGCCGGGCCACCTTCTCCCGCAGGCGGGAGAAGGAGTCATGCTGCCAAGCTTAGGATTCATTTCCCTCTTGGCGATCAGCCCCCGACCCGCTATAAGGCCCTCTAACGTGGCGCGTGGCCGGAAGGTCCCGCGCCGCGACTGTTTTACGGCGCGCGTTCTTTTGCGGCGCCACAGGCAAGTCAGGCAAGCGAATGGTCAACCCGTTTACGTTCCTGCAGGAAGTGCGCACCGAGGCGAACAAGGTCACCTGGCCGACCCGCCGCGAGACGATGATCACGACCGGGCTCGTGATCCTCATGGTGCTGTTCGCGAGCCTTTTCTTCGTCGTCGTCGATTCCGCTTTGCGCTTCGGCGTCGGCCTGCTGCTGCAGGCCGGCCAATAATTCTTTTAAAGGAGCTGAGCGCGCCCCATGGCCATGCGCTGGTATATCGTCCACGCCTATTCGAACTTCGAAAAGAAGGTCGCTGAGTCGATCCGCGAAGGCGCCGCCCAGCGGGGCCTGGCCGAGGCTTTCGAGGAAATCCTCGTGCCGACCGAGCAGGTCGTCGAGGTGCGCCGCGGGCGTAAGGTGTCGACCGAGCGCAAGTTCTTCCCCGGCTATGTGCTGGTGAAGTGCAATCTGACGGACCCGGTGTTCTCGCTCATCAAGAACACGCCGAAGGTCACAGGCTTTCTCGGCGCCGACAACAAGCCCATGCCCATCTCCGAAGACGAGGCGATGCGGATCAAGGGCCAGGTCGCCGAGGGCGTCGAACGTCCCAAGGCGACGATTAGCTTCGAGGTCGGCGAGACGGTGCGCGTCGCGGACGGCCCCTTCGCCTCCTTCAACGGCCTGGTCGAGGAAGTCGACGAAGCCCGCTCGCGCCTCAAGGTGGCGGTCTCGATCTTCGGCCGCCCGACGCCTGTCGAACTGGAATTCGGTCAGGTCGAAAAAGTCTGACGCAGCGGGAGCTCGCGAGGGGCGGCGTCAGATCGCGGTCAGGGCCGCCGCCGCAATCATCCATCCTGCGGCTGCGAAGCCGACTGTGGTCGCGACGCAGCTCAGCAACATCCAGGCGAGGAACGCGCCGGGCGGCGACACGACATAGCTGGGCCGGAGCGCGCAGACGAGAAAGCCCGCCGGGTTGAAAAAGGCCCCGAAACAGGCGCTCGCGACGACCCATCCCGGGGGGACGACCGCAAGCAGGCGGAACAGTCCGAAAAAGACAAATAAGAATAACGCCATCATCAGATAGTCGATGTGCGATTTCAGCAGGTCTTTGATATTTGGAATCCAGCGGGACGCCGCGCCGCTTCCTTTCGCCGTAATGAGGAGCAGCCATGCTTCGATGAGCGCGACGAAGAGACAGGCAGAGGCGCTGAGGGCAAAAGCGGCAAGCGGCATCTAAGTTCCTTTCCGAACTGGCGTGGCTGAGCTAGGTCTGCAGTATGGCCCCTTTCGCAGCAGTCAGCTTGCATGGACGCGCGGAAAGACTTGACCCCAGGCGCGAAGCGACCGTTCATGTCGCTGCCCTCGAACTCCTGCGGTGTATCGATGGAAGCGAGCGATCTACGCTTCGATTTGCCTGGCCTTTCGCTGGAGCAGCGGTTGCGGCGGTGGCGGGACGCCGTCGGCGACCATCTCGTCGATGTCGACATGCGCGCTCCGAGCGACGCGCCGGTCCGCGAGGCCTTCACGGGCTCGATGACGGTTCATCCATTTCAGGACGGGTCGCTCACCCTTGTCGACGCGGCGTTCCAACGCCTGGATCGCACGGCAGAGCGTATCCGACGCGCGTCGACGGAGACGGCCTTGCTTACCCTCATTCTCTCGGGGGAATGCCGCATCTCTCAGCGCGACCGCGTCGCGCGCCTTGGGCCCGGCGATCTCTGCCTTTATGAAAGCGTGAGCCCCTATCGGCTCGAGGTCGCGGCGCGCACCCGCGCTATTGTCGTGACCGCCGACCGCGCGAGCGTCGAAGCGGCGCTCGGCGATCTTCGTCCTTTCGTCGCGGCGCCTTTGTCGTCCGCATCCGCTCCCGGCGGGTTGGCGGCGAATTACTGGAATGACCTTGTTTTGCGGCTGCCGGCGCTCGACCCGATGAGCGCGCGCCGACTCGTCGCGGCGGGTCTCGAAATCGTTTCCGCGGGCCTTGCCGTCACATATGGCCATGCGCAGCCGGCTGGCGCGGCGCTGACCTTGCGCCGGGCCAGGGCCTTTATTGCCGGGAATCTTCACCGTGAGTCTTTGAGCGGGAAAATGGTCGCCACGGCCGTCGGATTATCCGAGCGCAGGCTTCAGGAGCTCTTTCAGCAGGACGGCGCGACGCTCTCCGGCCATATTCGGCGGGCGCGCCTGGAGGCGGCGCGCCAACAGCTTGCCGATCCTGCTTTCGAGCATGTTCCAATCGGCCGGGTCGCCGACAATTTCGGTTTCCCCGACGCTGCGCATTTCAGCCGCGCCTTCCGGGCGAGATTTGGGGTGAGCCCGAGAGAAGCGCGCGCGGCGTCTCCCGAAGAGCGGAACGGGTTGCGCCGCATGCGAAATGATTTGCCTTCCCGCTCCAGTCCGCTATAAGACCGTCAGCCCTCCCTCAGAGGGCTTTTTTCGTTCCTCTAACAGGAACGAAAACCGACGTGGCGGGTCCGCCCTGACGCCATCGGGGAGAACGGATCGGACCACGGACTGCAACCGATGGCCCGCGTGCGTAAGCATGCGGCGTCGTCATTCGTTGGAGAAAGCAAATGGCGAAGAAAATTGCCGGCTACATAAAGCTGCAAGTGCCGGCCGGCGCGGCGAACCCCTCGCCGCCGATTGGTCCCGCGCTCGGTCAGCGCGGTCTGAACATCATGGAGTTCTGCAAGGCGTTCAACGCCAAGACGGCGCAGATGGAGAAGGGGACGCCGATCCCCGTCATCATCACCGCCTATCAGGACCGCTCCTTCACCTTCGAGATGAAGCAGCCGCCGGTCTCCTTCTTTCTGAAGAAGGCCGTTGGCCTCAAGATCGGCAAGAAGCCGGCCTCGGGCTCGAAGACTCCTGGCCGTAACGTCGTCGGCAAGGTGACGCAGGCGCAGATTCGCGAGATCGCAGAAAAGAAGATCGTCGATCTCAACTGCGCGTCGATCGAATCCGCAATGTCGATGATCGCCGGCTCCGCCCGCGCGATGGGCCTCGAGGTGGTGGAGTAAGATCATGGCGCATATCGGAAAACGCATCGCCAAGGCCCGCGAGGGCATCGAGCGCACCAAGCTCTACGGGGTCGACGACGCTGTAAAGCTCGTGCGCAGCCGCGCCACGGCCAAGTTCGACGAATCGGTCGAGATCGCCATGAACCTCGGCGTCGACCCCAAGCACGCCGACCAGATGGTCCGCGGCGTGGTCAATCTGCCGAATGGTACGGGCCGCGTGTTGCGCGTCGCCGTCTTCGCGCGCGGCGCCAAGGCGGATGAGGCCAAGGCCGCCGGCGCCGATGTGGTGGGCGCCGAGGATCTGGTGACGACGGTGCAGGGCGGTCAGATCGATTTCGATCGCTGCATCGCCACCCCGGACATGATGCCGCTCGTCGGCCGTCTCGGTAAGGTGCTCGGCCCGCGCGGCATGATGCCGAACCCGAAGGTCGGCACGGTGACTATGGACGTCGCCGGTGCGGTGAAGGCCTCCAAGGGCGGCGCGGTCGAGTTCCGCGTCGAGAAGGCCGGCATCGTGCAGGGCACGGTGGGCAAGGCTTCTTTCGACGAGGGCAAGCTCGTCGAGAACATCAAGGCCTTTGTGGACGCTGTCGCCAAGGCCAAGCCGCAGGGCGCCAAGGGCACCTATATCCAGCGCGTCGCCATCAGCTCGACCCAGGGTCCGGGCGTGAAGGTCGACGTCGCAACGCTCGGCGCCACCGGGGCGTAAGGGCTCATTACCCGATTAGAGAAAAGCCGGCAGGGAAACCTGCCGGCTTTTCGTTTTTCTGCTGAGGCGCTGATCAGGAGCTCGGGGCCTCGGCTATAGGAGCTCCTGCCATTTCCGCGCGCCGTGGAGAACGCGCACAATCTCGACGCCGTCATCAACTTCACGATAAGCCAGGAGATAGTTGCCGGAGGCGAAGACACGTAGGTCAGGCCGGATTTCAGGGCGGGCGACGCCCATCTTCGGCATTTCAGCGAGACGTTGGCAGGTGCGATGGAGGCCTTCGAACCATCGAAGCGCCGCCGAGGGACTGTCCTCGGCAATGTATGAAACGATCTCTTCGATATCGCGTTCGGCCCGAGGCCGAAGCTTGAAACTCATTTCTGAGGGAACTTAGGCGAGAGGTCCGCCCTCAGTCGGGCGAAAGCCTCCTCGCCGTCGTTCGCAGGACCGCTTTCCATCCCTTCATCCCAAAGCCGCCCTAATTCGGCAATTGCCTGCTCGCGCTGCTGTCGGCGCAGCTTCCAATCCCGCAGCGCTTCGCGCATCAGCTCACTGGCCGAGGCATATTCGCCGGTTTCGACGGCCTCTCGCATCATTGCCGCCATTTCCGCCGTCACGGCCACGCTGATTTTTTCGACCCTGCCCATCGCGCAGTTCTCTCCTTGCCGTGATGGTAGGGAAAATTACCACCGCTTTCAACGGACCCACAGCGCAATCCCGGGCGCTCTCTCGAGCCTGGCGGCCCGAACCGCCGGAATTCACTCGGAGCTTGCGTCTCAAACAAAAGCGCCCGCCGAACCGGCGGGCGCTTGCTCTCCATCCGTCTCAGCGGACGATCAACTGGTCCTTTACCTGGGTGAGAACCTCGCCGGTGACGATCTTCTTCGCCGCCAGCTCGTCGACCTGTTTGAACGGGCGCGCCTTTACGATGGCTTCGGCGATCGTCTTGTTGAAGCCCTTCACCTCGGAGAGCTGCTGGACGGTCGCGGTATTGAGGTCCAGGCGCTGGGCTTCGGCCGCCATTTTGGCGGAGGGCGCCTGAGTCATGGTCGCGACCGGGGCGGACGTCGTGGGCTTGGCGACCGGCGCTTCGGCGAGGGCCGGGGCGGCGGCGAGGAGGGCGGCGGCGAGAAGAAGATTGCGGATCATCGCTTGAAACTCCTGGTGATCGAGATCGTGTCTCGATGGATTGGAGTTTCGTTCAAACCGGCTGAACAGCCGCTGAGGGTGCCGTTCAGCCGCCGTTTAACAAAGTGGTCTCGATGGCCGTTACTTGGTTTTGCGGCAGGCGGGGTCTTTCGGCACGCAGGCGATGCCCGGCAACGAGCAACCCTCGCGCGTGCAGACGATGCAGCCGTCGCTCCATTCCCCGCACTCGGGGTGATCGTCGCCGAATACGGGCACGGGTTTTTGCGTCGCGTGGGACGGCGCGGCCGTGTCGGGCGCAGCGGGCGGCGTCTGCGCGACGGCGGCGGGGACGATGAAAACCACCAGCAGCGCGACCAGCCGAAGGCTCATTTTTCGCCGACCCGCTTCACCGTGTCGAAGCCCTTGGCCTCCAGGGCGAGATGCAGCTTGCTTTGCAGTCCGTTGTCGTCGCCTTTGACGAGCAGCGGCGCATTGTCGGCGATGGCGTCGCAGAGCGCCTCGACCCAGGGCTCCTCGCTTTTGCCGAAGTCGTTCAGCACATAGCCATGCACCAGCGCCTTATCGCCGGGATGGCCGATGCCCATGCGCACCCGCTTGTAGTCGTTGCCGACATGGGCGGTGATGGAGCGTAGCCCATTATGGCCGGCGACGCCGCCGCCGATCTTGATGCGGCATTTGGCCGGCGCGAGGTCCAGCTCGTCGTGGAAGACGACAATGTCGCCAACGGGAATTTTATGGAAGCGCGCGGCCTCGCCGACGGAACGGCCGCTCTCGTTCATATAGGTCTGGGGCTGGAGCAGCAGCACTTTCTCGCCGCCGATATTGCCTTCGCTCACGAGGCCCTGGAAGCGGGCGCGGGCGGCCGCAAAGCCGTTGCGACGGGCGATGGCCTCGAGCGCCATGAAGCCGATGTTATGGCGGTTTTTGGCGTATTGGCGGCCGGGGTTGCCGAGGCCGACGAAGAGCAGCATGGGATTGGTCCTAACGCTCTCCCCTTCTCCCGCTTGCGGGAGAAGGCGTCGCGCGGAAGGCGCGTCGGATGAATTACCCTCACCCGACCCTCGCTGATGCGAGGGCCACCCTCTCCCGCGCACGGGAGAGGGGATTTGTCGTAATTACTTCTTGCCCTTGGCGGGCGCGGCGGCGGCCGGAGCCGCTTCCTCTCCGCCGCCGGCCGGCGGGGCGAGGCTCGCCACGGTGAAGTTCTTGTCCGGATTCGTGGGCTTGCAGCCCTCGGGCAGCGGGATCTGCGACATGCCCAGCGAATCGTTGAAGTCCATGCCGGCCAGATCGGCGACGATCGCCTCCGGGATGTTGTCGGCCGGCACGTACATCTCCACCGCGTGATACACGATGTTGAGCGAGCCGCCGCGCTTCAGACCAGGCGACGTTTCCTGGTTGATGAAGTGGACCGGCACGTTCACCTTGAGGCGCGAGCCGGGCTTCAGACGCAGGAAATCGACGTGGATCGGGAAGTCGCGCACGACGTCGAGCTGGTAGTCGCGCGGAATGGCGCGCTCCTTCTTGCCGTCGATCTCGAGCTCGAAGATCGTCGTGAGGAAGTGGCCCGCGAAGATCAACTGAGTCGTGACCTTCTTGTCGAGCGACAGCGGTAGAGGCGCTTCGCCGCCGCCATAGAGCACTGCTGGAATACGGCCCTCACGGCGAACGCTGCGGGCGGCCCCCTTGCCGGTCCCGCTGCGCACCGTGGCCGCGAGCGTTTTCATCTCGGCCATTTTCGGTGTCCTTTAGAAAAAGAAAAAGCGCCGCTGGCCTCCAGGGGTGTCGGAAACGCAGGCGCTGAGCGGGAGCTTATAGGGGAGGGGCGCGGTTGAGGCAAGGCGGATGCGTCAACGCCTCGCTTGCGTCGAATCGCCGACCGCCTTTAACAGGATTGATATTGCGTAGTTGAGGGCGGGACCACAACAGGGGGCTACGGGGGGATCAGGCTTCATGACAATAAACCAATCGCGCCGCCGGGTCGTCGTTACCGGCATGGGCGCCGTGTCGGCGGCGGGCGTCGGGGCGCAAGCCCTGTGGGCGGCGGCTCGGGACGGCGTGTCTTGCGTCCGGCCGCTGAAGCTCGCGCGACCCTATCAGGGCCGCATCAAGATCGCGGCGCAGGTCCCGGACTTTGATGCGTCCGCGCATATCGAGCCAGAGCTGCTGCCCTATTGCGACCCTTTCACCCAATACGCCATCGTCGCCGCCGACGAGGCGGTCGCCCAGGCGGGTTTTGCGCGCAAGGAGATCGGCGGGCCGCGCACGGCTGTCGTCATCGGCACGGGCATCGGCGGGGCCCATACGATCGACGACACCTCCTACCATGAGTATGCCGAGGGCGTGCGTCCCGAGACGCTCGCCGTGCCGCGCCTCATCCCGAGCGCCGCGCCGACGACGCTCGGCATGCGCTACGGCGCCAAAGGCCCGACATTCGCGCTTGCCTCCGCCTGCTCTTCGGCGACTCAGGCCATCGGCGAGGCGTTTGAAATGCTGCGGGCCGGCCGCGCCGATCGCGCCGTCGCCGGCGGCGCCGAGGCCTGCGTCATCAACGGCTCCATGCGCGCCTGGGAAGCGCTGCGGGTGCTCACCCCCGATTTCTGCCGGCCCTTCTCGATGAAGCGCAACGGCATGACGCTCGGCGAAGGCGCTGCGGTCTTCATCCTGGAAACGCTGGAGTCGGCGCAGGCGCGCGGCGCGACGCCGCTGTGCGAGCTTGCTGGCTACGGTACGACGAGCGACGCTTTCGATCCGCTGCGCGCCGATGTCGAAGGCCCGGCGCGTTGCATGCGGCTCGCGCTCGAGAGCGCGGGGATCGAGCCCTCGGCGGTCGATTATCTGAACGCCCATGGCACAGCGACCTACGCCAACGACATCACCGAGTCCGAAGCCATGCGCGCCGTTTTCGGCGACCGGCCGCCGCCGGTTTCCTCGACCAAGCCAATTCACGGCCATGCGCTGGGCGCCTCGGGCGGTCTGGAGCTTTGCGTGACGATCAGCGCCCTGCGCGACCAGGTTGCGCCGCCCACGATTAATTTCGTGGAGGCCGACCCCAAATGCCTGGTCGACGCCATCCCCAATGAGGCGCGCAAAATGCCGATCCGTGTGGCGCTCTCGAATTCCTTCGCTTTCGGGGGGATCAACGGCACGCTGGCCGTGAAGGCGATGTAAACAGGGCGGCCTGGACCGCGAGCCTTCAGGCTCGCAGGCAAAAGGCGAGCCTGAAGGCTCGCGGTCCAGGCCGCCCTGCTCCGCGCGCCGCCGCGCTTGCCACCCCTGCCGCAAAGGCCTAGGAAGGCCCTTGCTTTCTATCATGGTTGACGAGCGATGACGGAACAGGGGAAAGAGCCCGACCGCGCCCCAAAAGAGGCGGATTCCGGCTCGAAAACTGGCAAAGCCGGAACCAAGAAGAACGCCGCCGCGCTTTCCGCGGCGCTCCGCGCCAATTTGGCGCGCCGCAAAGCTCGCGAGCGGGCGCAGAAGGCGGCCGCGCAAAAAAGCGATAGCGAGGATTAATGGATAAGATCAAAATCACCGGCGGCGCGCCCTTGAACGGCGTCATTCCGATTTCCGGCGCCAAGAACGCCGCGCTGCCGCTGATGATCGCCTCGCTCCTCACCAAGGAAACGCTGACGCTCGAAAATATGCCGCAGCTTGCAGACGTCACGCAGCTCGAGCGCATTCTCGGCAATCACGGCGTCGATTTCACCATCTCCGGGAAGCGCGCGACCGACACGGAAAATTCCGGCCGCACGGTGCATTTCACAGCGCGCGACATCGTCGACGTCACTGCGCCCTATGAGCTTGTATCGCGCATGCGGGCGAGCTTCTGGGTCTTCGCGCCGCTGCTTGCCCGCATGGGCGAATGCCGCGTATCGCTGCCGGGCGGCTGCGCCATCGGCACGCGGCCGGTCGATCTTCTGCTGATGGCGCTCGAAAAACTCGGCGCCAATATCGAAATCGAGAACGGCTATGTGGTCGGTAACGCCAAGGACGGGCTCGTCGGCGCAGAGATCGACTTTCCCAAAGTCACGGTCGGCGGCACCCATACGGCGCTGATGGCGGCCTCGCTCGCGCGCGGAGCCACGGTGCTGCGCAACGCCGCGCGTGAGCCGGAGATCGTTGACCTGGCCGAATGCCTCATCAAAATGGGCGCGCGCATCAGTGGCGCAGGAACCTCGACGATCGAAATCGAGGGCGTGACGTCTCTTGGCGGCGCGCGCCACGCCGTGATGCCGGATCGGATCGAGACGGGCACTTACGCGATGGCTGTAGCGATGACCGGCGGCGACGTGTTGCTTGCGGGCGCGCGCGCCGACAGCCTGCAGGCGGCGCTCGATGCGCTCAGTGAATCAGGCGCGACGATCACCGAGACGAATGAGGGCTTGCGCGTCTATCGCAACGGGGCGGGCATTTCCCCGGTCGACGTGGAGACCGCGCCTTTCCCGGCCTTCCCGACGGATTTGCAGGCGCAGTTCATGGCGCTGATGACCCGCGCCCAGGGAACGTCGCGCATCCGCGAGACGATCTTCGAGAACCGCTTCATGCATGTGCAGGAGCTTGCGCGTCTCGGCGCGCGCATCAAGCTCGAGGGTGACACGGCGATCGTGACCGGCGCCGATCACCTCGATGGCGCGCAGGTGATGGCGACGGACCTTCGCGCCTCCGTGTCGCTCGTCATCGCGGCGCTCGCCGCCCGCGGCGAGACGACGATCAATCGCGTCTATCACCTCGATCGCGGCTTCGAGCGGCTGGAGAAGAAGCTCTCCGGCTGCGGCGCGCAGATCGAGCGCGTCAGCGGGCAGGGGTAGGACGCCTCTCCGTCATTGCGAGCGAAGCGACGCAATCCAGAGCCGTGACATGGCTCTGGATTGCTTCGTCGCTTACGCTCCTCGCAATGACGGTCTCTGGCCAGGGTGGGGATGTGCGCGCCTGAAGGCGCGCGGTCCTGGCGGGATCGGACCGCGAGCCTTCAGGCTCGCAATCACCCCCGCGCCGCGAGCGGCACGACATTGTGCAGTTGATCCGCCGAGTCGAAGAAACGGCGCAGATTGCGCGCGGCCTGGCGAATCCGTTGCTCGTTCTCGACCAGCGCCAGACGCAGATACCCTTCGCCATGCTCGCCGAAGCCCTCGCCCGGCGCGACGGCGACGTCCGCCTTTTCGATGAGAAGCTTCGAGAATTCCAGGCTCGACATCGAGCGGAAACGCTCCGGCACAGGCGCCCAGGCGAACATCGACGCGCTTGGCGCCGGGATCGGCCAGCCGGCCTGGGCGAAGCTCTCGACCATCACGTCGCGGCGTTTCTTGTAGATGGCGCGCATCTCTTGGATGCAATCGTCGGGGCCGTTCAGCGCCGCCGTCGCCGCCACCTGAACAGGCGTGAAGGCGCCATAGTCGAGATAGCTCTTCACGCGCGCGAGCGCGGCGCAGAGCCGCTCATTGCCGACAGCGAAGCCCATGCGCCAGCCGGCCATGGAGAAGGTCTTCGACATGGATGTGAATTCGGCAGTCACGTCGATCGCGCCCGGCACCTGCAGCACGGAGGGCGGCGGATCGTCGTCGAAATAGACTTCCGCATAGGCGAGGTCCGAGAGGATGAAAATCTCGTGCTTCTTCGCGAAGGCGACGAGATCCCTGTAGAAATCGAGCGAGGCGACCTCCGCCGTCGGGTTCGACGGATAGCAGACGATCACCGCGATGGGCTTGGGGATCGAATGCGCCATGGCGCGCTCCAGCGCCGGAAAATAATCGGGCGTCGGCGCCGAGGGCACGGAGCGGATGACGCCGCCCGCCATCAGGAAGCCGAAGGCGTGGATCGGATAGGAGGGGTTCGGCACGAGCACGACGTCGCCCGGCGCGGTGATCGCCTGCGCCATATTGGCGAAGCCTTCCTTGGAGCCGAGCGTCGCGACGATCTGCGTCTCGGGATCGAGCTTCACGTTGAAACGACGCGCATAATAGCCGGCTTGCGCCCGGCGCAGCCCGGCGATGCCCTTGGAGGCGGAATAACGATCGGTGCGCGCCTTGCCGGCGGTCTCGACGAGCTTGTCGACGACATGCTTGGGGGCGGGCAGGTCGGGATTACCCATGCCCATGTCGATGATGTCGGCGCCGCCGGCGCGGGCTTTGGCCTTCAGCCGGTTCACTTGCTCGAAGACATAAGGAGGCAGGCGCTTGATGCGATAAAAATCCGACATTCTGTCATTGTTCCGGGGGAAGGTCGCGAGACGGAGAGTTTAGCCGATTTGGGCGGCGTGCGGGAGGGGGCGCTTTTTACGCGGCGAGAGCCCGGGTTCCGGCGGCGGAGAAAGAGCGGCGCGCGAATCGCCTGGAGCCTGGCGGCACAAGTTCTTGTGGAAATTGGCCCTTGCGTTCATTTGTCTGAAAGACTGTCTCTTTCCGTGCACGTCGAAAACTGGCGCAGGGCCTGCTATAGCAGCAGCGATCCCCGGGGTGGGGCGTTTCGTTTCAAGGGTAAATCATGCAGCTCGACGCACAGAGCAAGGAAGCGCCGGCAAAGATCCCGGTCGAGCCGGAGGCGAAGACCGAGAAGCCTCTCGGCGAGGATATTCGCCTCCTCGGGCGTCTGCTCGGCGAGGCTGTGCGCGAGCATGAGGGCGACGAGGCCTTCGAGCGTATCGAGACCATCCGCCGCCTGTCCGTCGCGGCCAGCCGTAACATGGATCAGGACGCCGCCGCGAAGCTCGACGCTTTGTTGCGTTCGCTCACGGCCAAGGAGGCGACGTCGGTCATTCGCGCCTTTAGCTATTTCTCGCATCTCGCCAATATCGCCGAGGATCTGCACCCGCTCAAAGAACGCGCCCGCGCGCTCGCCGACGGCGGGACGCTCGACGAGCCGAGCCTCGCGCGCTCGTTTTCGCATTTGCGCAAGGCGGCGATCGGGCCCGGCAAAATCGCCTCGGCGCTGTCGCGCGGCTGGATTTCGCCCGTGCTCACCGCCCATCCGACCGAGGTGCGGCGCAAAAGCCTGCTCGACGCGGAGCGCGCCATTTTCACGCTGCTCGCCGCTCATGAGAATCTCAAGGGCAAGGAGCGTACGCGCAACGAGATGGAGCTGCGCGCCCGCGTCACGCAATTGTGGCAGACCGAGCTTCTGCGCGAGTCGCGCCTGACCGTGCGCGACGAGATCGAGAATTCTCTATCCTATTACCGTTCCACCTTCCTGCGCGAGATTCCGAGGCTCTACGGCAATATCGAATCGAAGCTCGATGGGCTGCGCGTCCCGCCCTTCCTGCGCATGGGCGCCTGGGTCGGCGGCGATCGCGACGGCAATCCCAACGTCACGGCAGATTCGCTCTCGACGGCGCTGCGCATGCAATGCGAGACGGCCTTGCGCTTCTATCTTGCCGAGGTGCATGCGCTCGGCGCCGAGCTGTCGATCTCGCGGCGCTATGGCGGCGCGACCAAGGCGCTCGAGGATCTTGCGGCGCGTTCGGGCGACGATAATCCGCATCGCGACAACGAGCCCTATCGCCGTGCGCTGATCGGCGTCTATTCGCGTCTCGCCGGCACGCTGGAGAAGCTCACGGGCCAGCAGGCCATGCGTCATGCGCTGGCGCCGGGCGAGCCCTACGCCAATAGCTGGGCTCTCCTCGCCGATCTCGTGACGATCGACGAATCGTTGCGCGTCCATCACAGCGAAGTGATCGCCTCGCAGCGCCTGGAGCCGTTGATCCGCGCCGTGGAAGTCTTCGGCTTCCATCTCGCGACGCTGGACCTTCGCCAAAGCTCGGACCGTCACGAAGAAACGCTCTCGGAGCTTCTCTCGGCGGCGCGCGTCGCGGAAGACTACGCCGCGCTGCCCGAGGCCGAAAAGCAGCAGCTTCTCATGCGGCTCCTCTCCGACCCGCGTCCTGTGCGTTTGCCGGATCGGGTCTATAGCGACCGCACGATGAGCGAACTCGAGATTTTCGAGCGCGCGGTCGAGATGCGCCGCCTCTATGGCGACGAAGCGATCCGCCATTACATCGTCAGCCACACCGAAACCGTGAGCGACCTTCTGGAAGTGCTGCTTCTGCAGAAGGAGTGCGGCCTGATGCGCGGGACGCTCGATCCGCGCGACGCGGAGGCGGTGGCGGCCGATCTCATCATCACGCCGCTGTTCGAGACCATCGGCGATCTGCGCAACGCGGCGCCGATCATGCGCGAATTCTACGCGCTGCCGGGCATCCACCGGCTCGTCGTC contains:
- a CDS encoding beta-ketoacyl-[acyl-carrier-protein] synthase family protein encodes the protein MTINQSRRRVVVTGMGAVSAAGVGAQALWAAARDGVSCVRPLKLARPYQGRIKIAAQVPDFDASAHIEPELLPYCDPFTQYAIVAADEAVAQAGFARKEIGGPRTAVVIGTGIGGAHTIDDTSYHEYAEGVRPETLAVPRLIPSAAPTTLGMRYGAKGPTFALASACSSATQAIGEAFEMLRAGRADRAVAGGAEACVINGSMRAWEALRVLTPDFCRPFSMKRNGMTLGEGAAVFILETLESAQARGATPLCELAGYGTTSDAFDPLRADVEGPARCMRLALESAGIEPSAVDYLNAHGTATYANDITESEAMRAVFGDRPPPVSSTKPIHGHALGASGGLELCVTISALRDQVAPPTINFVEADPKCLVDAIPNEARKMPIRVALSNSFAFGGINGTLAVKAM
- the murA gene encoding UDP-N-acetylglucosamine 1-carboxyvinyltransferase, coding for MDKIKITGGAPLNGVIPISGAKNAALPLMIASLLTKETLTLENMPQLADVTQLERILGNHGVDFTISGKRATDTENSGRTVHFTARDIVDVTAPYELVSRMRASFWVFAPLLARMGECRVSLPGGCAIGTRPVDLLLMALEKLGANIEIENGYVVGNAKDGLVGAEIDFPKVTVGGTHTALMAASLARGATVLRNAAREPEIVDLAECLIKMGARISGAGTSTIEIEGVTSLGGARHAVMPDRIETGTYAMAVAMTGGDVLLAGARADSLQAALDALSESGATITETNEGLRVYRNGAGISPVDVETAPFPAFPTDLQAQFMALMTRAQGTSRIRETIFENRFMHVQELARLGARIKLEGDTAIVTGADHLDGAQVMATDLRASVSLVIAALAARGETTINRVYHLDRGFERLEKKLSGCGAQIERVSGQG
- a CDS encoding LL-diaminopimelate aminotransferase, with the protein product MSDFYRIKRLPPYVFEQVNRLKAKARAGGADIIDMGMGNPDLPAPKHVVDKLVETAGKARTDRYSASKGIAGLRRAQAGYYARRFNVKLDPETQIVATLGSKEGFANMAQAITAPGDVVLVPNPSYPIHAFGFLMAGGVIRSVPSAPTPDYFPALERAMAHSIPKPIAVIVCYPSNPTAEVASLDFYRDLVAFAKKHEIFILSDLAYAEVYFDDDPPPSVLQVPGAIDVTAEFTSMSKTFSMAGWRMGFAVGNERLCAALARVKSYLDYGAFTPVQVAATAALNGPDDCIQEMRAIYKKRRDVMVESFAQAGWPIPAPSASMFAWAPVPERFRSMSSLEFSKLLIEKADVAVAPGEGFGEHGEGYLRLALVENEQRIRQAARNLRRFFDSADQLHNVVPLAARG
- the ppc gene encoding phosphoenolpyruvate carboxylase, whose amino-acid sequence is MQLDAQSKEAPAKIPVEPEAKTEKPLGEDIRLLGRLLGEAVREHEGDEAFERIETIRRLSVAASRNMDQDAAAKLDALLRSLTAKEATSVIRAFSYFSHLANIAEDLHPLKERARALADGGTLDEPSLARSFSHLRKAAIGPGKIASALSRGWISPVLTAHPTEVRRKSLLDAERAIFTLLAAHENLKGKERTRNEMELRARVTQLWQTELLRESRLTVRDEIENSLSYYRSTFLREIPRLYGNIESKLDGLRVPPFLRMGAWVGGDRDGNPNVTADSLSTALRMQCETALRFYLAEVHALGAELSISRRYGGATKALEDLAARSGDDNPHRDNEPYRRALIGVYSRLAGTLEKLTGQQAMRHALAPGEPYANSWALLADLVTIDESLRVHHSEVIASQRLEPLIRAVEVFGFHLATLDLRQSSDRHEETLSELLSAARVAEDYAALPEAEKQQLLMRLLSDPRPVRLPDRVYSDRTMSELEIFERAVEMRRLYGDEAIRHYIVSHTETVSDLLEVLLLQKECGLMRGTLDPRDAEAVAADLIITPLFETIGDLRNAAPIMREFYALPGIHRLVVNSGAQQDIMLGYSDSNKDGGILTSIWELYRASTALADVFASIPNVAMRLFHGRGGTVGRGGGPSYDAILAQPPGTVNGQIRLTEQGEVIAAKYANPQIGHVNLELLVAATLEATLLSQHKAPAPEFLEIAEELSRSGMAAYRGLVYETDGFVDYFFASTPITEIASLNIGSRPASRKPSRKIEDLRAIPWSFSWAQARVALPGWYGFGSAIATYLEEDHKTRLELLQRMAAEWPFFRSLLSNIDMILSKTDLQIARHYAELVEDRALAQRIFAMIEAEHARSIDALTQILGTTERLADNPALARSIRQRFPYIAPLNYIQVELIRRHRAGMIDDEIREGILMSINGISAGLRNTG